The Aureitalea marina genome includes a window with the following:
- a CDS encoding DUF368 domain-containing protein, whose translation MEQTRTLSDRIWLFLKGLAMGAANKVPGVSGGMIAFVAGFYEEFIYSLQKINSKAFKLLINGRFKSFYQYINGRFLGLLFLGMIVSYFSVSKLLDYFLVHYELYVWSAFFGMIIGSIYYVAKDFGDWTRANMVYLLLGVMVGIGISFLEPATENRNLIFVFFCGMISVSGMTLPGLSGSFILILIGNYVLLLVDAVNALYDTMAELIGGSTAFMDNPERIDLLIILVVFSLGSLAGLIFLSHMLAYVLKRFHQPTFAVIIGFITGSLGVVWPWKNTIYDLKPDGTPMLDSSGKPIIDNYERYWPSSLDAENLLAILFILLGIGIVLGLDIYQRRNKQLTDG comes from the coding sequence ATGGAGCAGACCCGGACATTAAGCGACCGGATCTGGTTGTTCCTAAAAGGCCTCGCCATGGGGGCAGCCAACAAGGTGCCCGGTGTTTCGGGTGGTATGATCGCTTTTGTTGCCGGTTTCTATGAGGAGTTCATCTACTCCCTGCAGAAGATCAATAGCAAAGCCTTCAAATTGCTCATCAATGGCCGATTCAAAAGTTTTTATCAGTACATCAACGGTCGGTTCCTGGGATTGCTTTTCCTGGGGATGATCGTCAGTTACTTCAGTGTTTCCAAACTTCTAGACTACTTTTTGGTGCATTACGAACTCTATGTCTGGAGTGCATTCTTCGGTATGATCATCGGCTCCATATACTATGTGGCCAAGGATTTTGGAGATTGGACCCGGGCCAACATGGTCTATTTGCTACTCGGGGTCATGGTGGGTATAGGTATCAGTTTCCTCGAACCCGCTACCGAGAACAGGAACCTGATCTTTGTCTTCTTTTGCGGAATGATCTCGGTGTCAGGGATGACCTTACCCGGACTCTCCGGTTCCTTTATCCTGATCCTGATAGGAAATTATGTGCTGCTATTGGTCGATGCGGTAAATGCGCTTTACGATACCATGGCCGAACTCATCGGTGGTAGTACCGCGTTTATGGACAATCCAGAGCGGATCGACCTGCTGATCATCCTGGTGGTCTTTTCTCTAGGATCACTGGCCGGATTGATCTTCCTTTCCCATATGCTGGCCTATGTATTAAAACGATTCCATCAGCCTACCTTCGCCGTGATCATCGGGTTCATTACCGGTTCTCTGGGGGTGGTTTGGCCTTGGAAGAACACCATCTACGACCTCAAGCCAGACGGAACACCCATGCTGGATTCCAGCGGTAAACCTATTATCGATAATTACGAGAGATACTGGCCCAGTTCCCTGGATGCTGAGAACTTGCTGGCCATACTCTTCATCTTGTTAGGGATAGGCATCGTACTGGGACTGGATATCTATCAAAGAAGAAATAAGCAATTAACGGATGGCTAG
- a CDS encoding shikimate dehydrogenase family protein — translation MARFGLIGRNIDYSFSRGYFAKKFEEMELDHSYENFDLPGESELQPVLQNLTDVKGYNVTIPYKQAVIPLLDRLDEDAEQIGAVNTIKRTVYGELHGYNTDHIGFARALESYLPLSSDKVLVLGTGGASKAVVYALKIMGYNVKVVSRSIEADLTYSELNADMIAHFGMIVNCTPLGTHPEVDRYPDIPYEGLKPKQLLFDLIYNPAITQFMAKGEEMGCQTSNGYQMLVEQAEAAWAIWNP, via the coding sequence ATGGCTAGATTTGGACTGATAGGCAGGAACATAGACTACTCCTTCTCTCGTGGCTATTTTGCGAAGAAATTCGAGGAAATGGAGTTGGACCACAGTTATGAGAATTTTGATCTGCCTGGTGAAAGTGAATTGCAGCCGGTATTGCAAAATCTGACCGATGTTAAAGGATATAACGTAACCATCCCCTACAAGCAGGCTGTCATTCCCTTATTGGATCGACTGGATGAAGATGCCGAACAGATAGGTGCAGTTAACACCATTAAACGGACAGTTTACGGGGAATTGCACGGTTACAACACCGATCACATCGGTTTTGCTCGCGCATTGGAGAGTTACTTACCGCTGTCTTCCGATAAGGTCCTGGTCCTTGGAACAGGCGGAGCTTCCAAAGCTGTAGTTTACGCGCTAAAAATCATGGGTTATAATGTAAAGGTGGTCTCTCGCTCAATTGAGGCTGACCTGACCTATAGCGAGCTAAACGCTGACATGATTGCTCACTTTGGGATGATTGTCAACTGTACCCCTTTGGGAACCCATCCAGAGGTTGATCGATACCCTGATATACCCTACGAAGGATTAAAACCCAAGCAACTCCTTTTTGACCTCATTTACAACCCAGCCATAACCCAGTTTATGGCCAAGGGCGAGGAAATGGGGTGCCAAACCAGCAATGGTTATCAGATGCTGGTGGAACAGGCAGAAGCCGCCTGGGCCATCTGGAATCCCTAA